A genome region from Euphorbia lathyris chromosome 4, ddEupLath1.1, whole genome shotgun sequence includes the following:
- the LOC136226513 gene encoding uncharacterized protein — MEDFEHQIERYRLEFHERQQRFDEQWELLRKKQQEKDEQVCKSLSNLVQSIREFRRVTNPSSVAPQLFDEIPERKLELVDSYLQDKTDAPQLFDEIPKRNLELAGSYLQDKTKKMVEHTTIDANQGQFDNLTDSYFINQWKPKNRYESRLYQTIDFYKPATFQNIHLKDVSEAPKPNPTFISPLVPKQWPQTNHSYHKISTQKTPNNLEPHPSFISPIITSPWSQNTPNNLKPNQILRNPMTTYSSTVSGMNSAINGVIHEKNRRLPTEKYRKRNQAIPSRVKGAIVIGRYEFQPQQIKTREPQQQLQMQRLQRRDPNHPPLTRSINTRDPKDIKRKTNLHPSQKSSHMDSSCIYAQSILHSKSGLYDIPVNCYILGDKNGLTGGAIPLVKLMDEVSGAVSILVIPWFILQHYIFIEVSFHREIHQALMELGDKDPYFVGLTSKIINARLGAELSKKCRELAMHFENQVISGGVLAYTLLGVDYGEGSGGCALLKVELRRRWNGAMLPYWVFDMTMRSAGNALREPFADPLYLQYIWSLDYIVALLVALNGSSMDRTYLGITIGKLVCLTHCAGAFPTDQSTIDDFCQHVLKCSTSDDRHLLSFYHGGTLKQTGLSHFSPISGYHAGRDMTLTLNVARFKYPPHCVLVQLFWQAMHKVDEATMQHRGLMLISRPHVEPGLLNNMSCGHESWASVAKYLVDEGPLLLKLGDVKDISNLFYVVFTSLPSYFGEFITRVAEVRRQEDSGISVSQEERGKLAIKEQMLKQVQEARLFKHAAGFLSSANSCCSDMPILSQEDDLPPIAASVCCQGAKILAGKSGSSSHCCSKMCKRCITTNGDKHVPLLGFHTTCFGLFLISEIIIWLS; from the coding sequence ATGGAAGACTTTGAACATCAAATAGAACGTTACCGCTTAGAGTTTCACGAGCGGCAACAACGGTTTGATGAACAATGGGAACTGCTTCGCAAGAAGCAacaagagaaagatgaacaagtcTGCAAATCATTATCAAACTTGGTTCAATCGATTCGAGAATTTCGAAGAGTTACAAATCCTTCTTCAGTTGCCCCCCAACTGTTTGATGAAATTCCTGAGAGGAAATTGGAGCTGGTAGATTCCTATTTGCAAGATAAAACAGATGCACCCCAACTGTTTGATGAAATTCCTAAGAGGAATTTGGAGTTGGCAGGTTCCTATTTGCAAGATAAAACAAAGAAAATGGTGGAGCACACTACTATAGATGCAAATCAAGGTCAGTTTGACAATCTTACTGACTCTTATTTCATTAACCAGTGGAAACCTAAAAACCGATATGAATCAAGATTATATCAAACCATAGATTTCTATAAGCCTGCTACGTTTCAGAACATTCATCTCAAGGATGTGAGTGAGGCTCCTAAGCCCAATCCTACATTCATATCTCCCCTGGTTCCAAAGCAATGGCCCCAAACTAACCATTCCTACCACAAAATCTCAACCCAAAAGACCCCAAACAACCTAGAACCTCACCCCAGTTTCATATCACCAATCATCACTTCACCTTGGTCCCAAAACACCCCAAACAATCTGAAACCTAACCAAATCCTTAGAAATCCAATGACTACATATTCCTCAACTGTTTCTGGCATGAATTCAGCAATAAATGGTGTTATTCATGAAAAAAATCGACGTCTGCCAACAGAGAAGTATCGCAAAAGAAATCAAGCTATTCCATCCCGTGTAAAGGGTGCTATTGTGATTGGGAGGTATGAGTTTCAGCCCCAACAAATTAAGACAAGAGAGCCGCAACAACAGCTACAAATGCAGCGGTTGCAACGAAGGGACCCTAACCATCCACCTCTTACCAGGTCTATCAATACAAGAGATCCTAAGGACATCAAAAGGAAGACCAACTTGCACCCATCTCAGAAGAGTTCACATATGGATTCTTCATGCATCTATGCACAATCAATTTTACATTCCAAGTCTGGATTATATGACATCCCAGTTAACTGTTAcattcttggggacaagaatgGCTTAACGGGGGGAGCAATTCCATTGGTGAAGCTAATGGATGAGGTCTCAGGAGCCGTTAGCATCTTAGTGATTCCATGGTTCATACTTCAACACTATATCTTTATTGAAGTTTCTTTTCACAGGGAAATACATCAAGCACTAATGGAGTTAGGGGATAAAGACCCTTATTTTGTTGGTTTGACTTCCAAGATCATAAATGCAAGATTAGGAGCTGAGCTTTCTAAAAAATGTAGAGAGCTGGCCATGCACTTTGAGAATCAAGTGATTAGTGGTGGTGTGCTTGCATATACCCTTTTGGGCGTTGATTATGGTGAAGGTAGTGGAGGTTGTGCACTCCTAAAAGTTGAGCTGCGTAGACGATGGAATGGTGCAATGCTTCCTTATTGGGTTTTTGACATGACAATGAGGAGTGCTGGAAATGCTCTTCGGGAACCTTTTGCTGATCCGTTGTATCTCCAATACATATGGAGTCTTGATTATATCGTTGCCTTGCTCGTTGCACTTAATGGTTCTTCAATGGATAGGACTTACTTAGGTATCACCATTGGGAAGCTTGTTTGTTTAACTCACTGTGCTGGAGCATTCCCAACAGATCAGAGCACTATTGATGACTTTTGTCAACATGTCCTTAAATGTTCTACATCTGATGACCGTCATTTGTTGTCATTTTATCACGGAGGGACATTAAAACAAACAGGATTGAGTCATTTTTCACCTATTAGTGGTTACCATGCTGGAAGAGACATGACATTGACTTTGAATGTTGCACGGTTCAAGTACCCTCCACATTGTGTTCTTGTACAACTTTTTTGGCAAGCTATGCATAAAGTTGATGAGGCAACTATGCAACACAGAGGACTTATGCTTATATCAAGACCTCACGTTGAGCCGGGGCTGCTTAATAACATGAGCTGCGGACATGAGAGTTGGGCTAGTGTTGCAAAGTATTTAGTGGATGAGGGTCCTCTTCTCTTAAAGTTAGGAGACGTGAAAGACATCTCCAACTTGTTCTATGTAGTTTTTACATCTCTCCCATCATATTTTGGAGAATTTATTACGAGGGTTGCAGAAGTTCGGAGACAAGAAGATAGTGGTATAAGTGTAAGCCAAGAGGAAAGGGGAAAGCTTGCTATCAAGGAACAAATGTTAAAACAGGTGCAAGAAGCTAGACTTTTTAAACATGCAGCTGGATTTCTGTCTTCAGCAAATTCATGTTGCAGTGACATGCCAATTCTGAGTCAAGAAGATGATCTTCCTCCTATTGCTGCTAGCGTCTGTTGTCAAGGGGCAAAGATTTTGGCAGGGAAGTCTGGCTCTTCAAGTCACTGCTGTAGTAAAATGTGCAAGAGATGCATAACGACCAATGGAGACAAACACGTTCCTTTGCTTGGGTTTCATACTACTTGTTTTGGGCTCTTTCTCATCTCAGAGATCATTATATGGCTCTCCTAA
- the LOC136225450 gene encoding uncharacterized protein gives MHPWMCRILSLKCSLNLHKFPDLAHLSLVSFSTSTPKITIFDYLVNHQQFSPECAANVSSSSSTEYLKNPQNAESVLNFLKEIGFSKNQIESVVQKAPNVLSAKLEKSIKPKIKVFQDLGFHFTDFANIISTSPWLLRSSADRLRNCILGLKNVLGPNADICMLLKNSGGRFRGYDLNRTLLPNLEYMKSCGICSLQISAYVCRFPLNYVVEPEKLRCIVQRVDEMGVDRKSKMFIEAVRVMSSMTRENWELKLKLFRDLGFSEQNILVAFRRTPQAFCVSERKIKECGEEVKAPT, from the exons ATGCATCCCTGGATGTGTAGAATACTTTCTTTGAAGTGCTCTCTTAATCTCCATAAATTTCCAGACTTAGCACATTTATCTCTCGTTTCCTTCTCCACTTCAACCCCCAAAATTACAATATTCGATTACTTAGTTAATCATCAACAATTCTCCCCCGAATGTGCTGCAAATGTTTCCTCCTCCTCATCGACCGAGTACCTCAAAAACCCCCAAAATGCTGAGTCCGTTCTAAATTTTCTCAAGGAAATTGGGTTTTCTAAGAATCAGATAGAATCTGTTGTACAAAAAGCACCCAATGTTCTTTCTGCCAAACTTGAGAAaagtattaagcctaaaatcaAGGTTTTTCAGGACTTGGGATTTCATTTCACTGATTTTGCTAATATTATTTCTACTTCTCCGTGGTTACTGAGGAGTAGTGCTGACAGGCTCCGGAATTGTATTTTAGGGTTAAAGAATGTTTTGGGACCTAATGCTGATATTTGTATGCTGTTAAAGAACTCAGGTGGTAGGTTTCGGGGATATGATTTGAATAGGACACTGCTTCCTAACTTAGAATACATGAAGAGTTGTGGGATTTGTTCCTTGCAGATTTCTGCATATGTTTGTCGATTTCCATTGAATTATGTTGTGGAGCCAGAGAAGTTAAGGTGTATTGTTCAAAGAGTTGATGAGATGGGTGTTGATAGGAAATCAAAGATGTTTATTGAAGCTGTTAGGGTGATGAGTTCTATGACTAGAGAGAATTGGGAGTTGAAGTTGAAACTCTTTAGGGATTTGGGGTTTTCAGAGCAGAATATTTTGGTTGCTTTTAGGCGAACACCTCAAGCATTTTGTGTATCAGAAAGAAAGATTAAAGAG TGTGGAGAAGAGGTTAAAGCCCCGACTTAG
- the LOC136225682 gene encoding uncharacterized protein — protein MLGNGLSRRKLSDTPNLSLCSDSRLQLGKGLSDYRNDFQIARYVCRHPLFFICKPERLELTVKRVDEMGVDRKSKMFIEAVRVLSCISRENWELKLKLFKELGFSEQNILVAFRRAPHVFGASERKIKEVTLLLLSVEDIPYIVSSPTLLTNSVEKRLKPRLRVLEALQSKELLKKKPSLARFLAIPDAEFINKYVSPYSNEVVSLYAASQDS, from the exons ATGTTAGGAAATGGGCTTTCGAGACGAAAGCTTTCCGATACCCCAAATCTCTCTCTTTGCTCCGATTCGAGGCTCCAGCTAGGGAAGGGATTATCAGATTACCGAAACGACTTTCAG ATTGCTAGATATGTTTGTCGCCATCCATTGTTTTTTATATGCAAGCCAGAGAGGTTAGAGCTTACTGTTAAAAGAGTAGATGAGATGGGTGTTGATAGGAAATCTAAGATGTTTATTGAAGCTGTTAGGGTACTGAGTTGTATTAGTAGAGAGAATTGGGAGCTGAAGTTGAAACTCTTTAAGGAGCTTGGTTTTTCAGAGCAGAATATTTTGGTTGCTTTCAGGCGAGCACCTCACGTATTTGGTGCATCAGAAAGGAAGATTAAAGAGGTAACATTGCTGTTGCTAAGTGTTGAGGACATCCCTTATATTGTTAGCAGCCCAACGTTACTTACTAATAGTGTGGAGAAGAGATTAAAGCCCCGACTTAGAGTGCTCGAGGCCCTTCAGAGCAAGGAGTTGCTTAAGAAAAAACCTTCTTTGGCTCGATTTTTAGCGATCCCTGATGCAGAGTTCATAAACAAGTATGTAAGTCCTTATTCAAATGAAGTAGTAAGTCTATATGCTGCTAGTCAGGATTCATAG